The sequence AAATTTTTCGAGGGCCTCCGACATGCGGTCCAGCCCATTTTATAATATTATTGCACTATCAATATTTGTAAAAACATTATCCTTTAAGTTCTCTTGACTTACAGCAGTTATAATCGTTTTGCTTTTTGGATTGACTACAAAAGCCTTGTTGTCCATAAGCACAAGAGATTCTTTTGAACCCTTTTTTGCAAGCCTTTCCATAGCATAGTTCATTCTTGAAATATCTTGAGAGCTAAGGCTTATACCCCTTGATTCAAGGCGCTTTGAGGCATGATTGGTAAAGTTTATACTGCTAATTTCGTTATTTAATATCTCAGCAAAACTTGAATCTGACTGAAGTTTTGTAAAACTCTTATTTGAAATGCCTTGTCCTTGAATTTTGTCTATCTTCATAAAACGCTTACTATGTTAGAAAGATTTATAGTAGAACCGTTATCTAAAACTAAAGATGGATTGTTATTACTTATAGTTACCTGAGTAACTGTAGCGCTTTGTGTGCTGTTGTCAGCAGCTGTATATTGAATTTTTTTACCTATTAAGCTAGTAGCATATAGGTTATTTATGTTTACCACAGATTCTTGAACAGCATTACTCATGTTTGTCATCTGTTGTGTGGTAGTAAGAGCTGATAACTCATTCATAAATTCACTTGTACTCATAGCATTAAGTGGATCTTGATTTTTTAGTTGAGCAATCAAAAGAGTCAAAAAAGCATTGGTGTTTGCCAGGCTATTAGCGCTTGAACTTGAACTAGAATTAGAACTTGTACTGACATTATTACTCGTCGAACCAACGCTTGAAACTGACATTTCAATACCTCCTTTTTCTTATACTCTTATATCAACACCGTCTTTAAGACTTTGAATACCCGTTATAAGTGCAGTATCTAAAGAAACGTTATTATTATTATTTAAAGGATAAATTACATGACTGAAATTCTGGTTAAACCCCTGGTCCTTCTGGTCGGAATTTATATAGACATTTACATTATTTGGCGCAAAGCCATTTGATTGTAAAATCTGTCTAAAATCTTGCATATTCGATAAAATAGCGTGTTTTGCAAGATCGTCTACAACAAAAAAGGTCATGTTTACGGAATTTGTAGCCCTATCAAGTGATACGTTTAGCTTTACTTTACCCAGATCTGGTGGTTCTAGTAAAAATTCTATGTCTTTTGGAGAATTAAATCTCAAATCCTGCATCATGTTCTGGATCTTTTGATATGCGTCCAGTGAAATGGAATGATACGACATGCTCTGGTTTGGCGTTACAATATTATTGATTATTGACAATTGGGGACCTAGCAAATTTGAAGAGATAGCTTCATTGGCATCTGTTAATTTGTTTTCAGATGAGTTAGACAAAGAATTTGCCTGATTAAAACCAGAGGCTATTTGCCCAGAGAGAAGGTTAGCAACCGTAATTTGAGAGTTCACAGAAGAAGGGATACTTAGGTTACTGAGTATCTGAGAAGTTATAGTGTTTGAGATATTTTGTGCTACAGACTGATTCTGATAATTAAAAGCTTGTTGATTTAAGTTCTGAGAAGATGTTAGAGTTCCTGTAATAGAGCTTGATAAATTTGGTTGATTTATAAAGACTTGAGAATTTAATGCTAACTGTGAAGTACTAAATGATTTGTCAGAAATAGTCTGCAAATTTTGTGAAAGATTTGACAAAGTATTTAAAGAACTAGAGTTTATTAAAGTAGTATCATTTTCTCCAGAATTATCCTGAGAAATATTTGTAGAGCTTTGCAAAGCCTGAATAGAGTTTAAATTAAAAGGAGTGCTATTCTGAGCTAACTGACTAGAAGGGGTTAAATTAGCAGTTTGAATAAGTGTGCTTTGAGACGTTGATTGTGCTTGAGGAACAGTTAATTGAGATTCTAATAAGAAGGGGCTTTGAGTATTTGTTTGTATAGTACTTAATACATTAGAGTTATTCTGAATATTGATTGCACCGTTACTTGCTTGAGAACTTAAGACAGGAGAAGAATTTAAAATATCAGCTAACTGTAGAGGAATTATTTGAGCATCTTGCAATGGCCCCAAGATTTGGATATCTGGTTGAGTTAGAGTAGGGTTGCTTTTGTTAGTTTGATCTTTTAAAGCACTTTGAGCGCTATTTTGATCCTGAGACAAATTTAAACCCAAAACAACAGGGATTTGACCTGACAAATTTATAACAGGCATCTGATTTGGCATCTGAATAAGTACCAAAGAAGATTGTATTTGGCCAGAAACGCTTTGATCGCTACTTTCACTTCCTGGTTGTAATTGAGATTTTGGATTAGTAGTTTGGATATTAATTTGTGAGCTTTGGGCTGTATTGACTTCGTTTTGGGCAAATTCGCTAACAAGTTGTTCTAAAATTGAAGAAAAAACCTCATCTTGCGAGATAGATGATTGATTCGGATTCGGCACAGAATTGCCCGACTGCAATATAGGTAGATTTGCCAAAGGCGAAGAGTTCAAACTTTCACCTCCTTTCTATCTTCAAAATTATATATTTCCTTATTAGAAAATATCTTCTCTTATGATTTATCGACAAAAATACTAATTTTATTTAAAAAGGGGTAGAAATCTAAAAGGTCAGGCAGATTTTGAGGTAAGGATCTTTTCAACCATGTCACAGATTATGTGCTCAATCATAATATGACATTCCTGTATTCTTGGAACGTTTTTTGACGGAACGCTTATACAGATATCAGATAGTTTTTCCATTTCATTTCCAGCCATACCTGTAAGCGAGATTGTGCTTATATGATAAAGTTGAGCAATTCTTAGCGCCTTTATTAAATTTTTAGAATTCCCACTTGTCGAAATGGCAAAAAAGACGTCACCCATTTCACCTAGCGCTTCAATCTGTCTTGCAAAAATGCTTTCATATCCAAAATCATTTGAAATAGCTGTAATAATTGAAGTATCAGTAGTAAGGGCTATAGCTTTTAGAGCTTTCCTTTCCAACAAAAATCTACCAACAAACTCTGCTGCAATGTGCTGTGAATCAGCAGCACTACCACCATTTCCCGCAATCAAAAGTTTTTTCCCAGACCTTAGCGCTGCAGATATAACTTTAACGCTCATTTTAACAGTTTCTAAAAATCTATCATCAGAAAGCAACTTATCTTTTAACTCCAGGGCTTCAGATATTGCTTTTCTGATTTCATCCTCTACAATCATTTACTTTTCCTTTCAAAAAAGTTGAGCATCTCTTTAGAAAAATTTTGGATAGAAAACTTTTCCATGACAAAAGCTCTTGCCCTTTCTCCAAGTTCTCTGGCAAAATCTCTATCTTTAGCCAATTTCAACATTGCACTATACAATTCATCTTCATCAGGGAGAGCCCACTCCCAATCTGGATTATATCCCGAGCTATTTTGACCTATTTTTTCGAACTTATAATTTAAAAGTATAGAATTGTCTTTATTCATAAACTCAAGGTTACCACCGTATGCTGTAGCAATAACTGGTTTTCCAAGCCACATAGCTTCTATTAGAGGAAGGGCCATGCCTTCACAACTGTGCGGAGAAACGTATGCATCTGCAGCATTTAATATAGTAATATATCCATCTCTGTTCGTAGTCTCATCCACAAATACAACGTTGTCAGTAATACCCAATTCTTTAATGTATTTTGCGAGTTTTACTTGATTTTCAGAATATTTTGCAGCCTGAAAGGTCTTAAATATTAAATATACATCGCTATATTCTCTTACAACCCTCGAAAGAGCCCTTAAAAGCAAAAACGGTCTTTTTCTGTCAAAATCTCTGAAAAAGTCCAGTATAAACATAAAAACAAAAGAGTCATAAAAACCAAAGGTTGCTCGAAGATTCTTTCTGTGTTGTAATATTCTCCAATCGTAAGTGAATGGATACAAAAACTTATATACCTTTTTCCCTCCCGCTTTAATTAAAGCGCTTTTTACAAAATCTGAATAACACATAACTTCATCTACCAAAGAAAAGGCCTTAGGGTCATCAAAATACCTATCAAATTCCCAGTTCCAGATTGCAGATGTTCTGCCTTTGAAAATATTGCTTGATATATCTTTAAGATAAGCCAAATCTTCTGAATTAATAAAAAATATTGTGTTATTAAATGATAGATTATTAACGTTAAAACAAGCAATATTTTTAATTTCCTCTTCAGAAACTCTCAAATTTGATGTAACGGGCAAAAAGAAAAGCGAACACGGAATACCCAGTGAAGATGCCTTTCTAAAAAAGGATCTTGCTTGAACCCCAAGCCCAATCTTCGATTCAAAAAACCCAACGATGTTTATTCCAAAAGGGCTATGCTCAATACGAGATGTATCAGTAAGGTTGTAATTAACCCTTAAGATATCCTTCAATGTTACAGTACTTATTATGCCAGTCATAGAAAAAGTCAAGCGTAAATCCAGTCTTGACTCAATCACACATCTTGCAAACCTACTTATAGAGCTGTATTTTGTGTGCAGAAAAGAAAGTATTGCCCTTACATTTTCTCTGTCAGGTAAATATGGATTCCTAAATCTCTTAAATATTTCTTCTGAATATCTTCTTCTTACTTCAAGAGGTATCCTAATTCTTGTTAATGGAAGGTACTCAAAATAATATGGTAATTCCTCAAATTTTCTTTTATTTTGGAAAAAACTTTTGTTATAGTACTCGTTTACTAACTTTATATACGATTTATTTATTGATCCAAAAAAGCTTACGTGATCGAATAGAAATAAATCATCCAGATAAAACCCACTAAATTCAAAAAGTGATATCTTCTTGAGAAGATTTTTTCTATTTACAAAATAATTAGATTCTTTAAATATGATATCTTCTTTTTTAACATTATAAAAGGTCAGAGTATACTGCAAATCATCTAATTCAAGATATTTTAGCTTTGATATCTCTTTCCTGTGAAAATAGGAGATATTAGCTTCAGTATTTTTTAAAGCAAATATCGATTCTTTGAAACGAATTACATCATAATCATCCAAAAGATCGTATAAGCCCTTTACATCAGAAAGGCAGAAGATATTTTTCGATAAGTACAAACTTTTTTTAAATCCAACATAAGCAAAATATTCAAAAACATATGACAAAATCCAGTTTTTCGACTCATCCTTAGTAGATGTCCAAAGAACTTTATGCATATCCCTACATGAAATTTCTGACAAAAGTTCACACAAAAAGAAAAATTTAATACCTCTAGATACCAATTCGTTAAAGAGTCTAAATTCTCTAATATCCTTTAAAAGGTCTACAACTACAACTACAAATTCAATGTCTGGATTGTTTTTTAGAAAACTATCCCTTAAATTTAGGGCATAGTGCATTTCGTCTTTGTTAATTATAGTAAACGCAACATCTTTGTGTTGAACAGGAATCTTGGGAGAATAGTCAAAATTTATCTTAACGACTCTTAGATCTTCCCATAAATCCTTTGCTTTAAAAATCTCATATTTTATCTTTTCTAATCCCTTGCTTAACGAAGAAGCAAACCCCTTTTTCTGATAATTTTTTAAGGACTTTCTAAACGAAATATATCTTGAGAGCGAACTTTTAAATAACGTGTTTTTAAACATATTAAGTTACCACTATAAGTTCTTTGAAAAATAAAAATTTTTTCAAACCAATTCTTGTCTTATTTTTAAGATTTAATTCTTTAGGTATATAAATTTCTATTCCCTCCTGTTCAAAAACTTTATATGCTATTCCTTCCAAAGGCTCTCCAACTCTAACTGAAGGAGGTAAAGGGACCCTGCTTCAAGAAAAGCAAGACGAAGCATTTATAAAAAAAATCTTTGATCCCTTTGATTTTATGTATTCTTTAGCCTCTTTATCAAATTCAAATTTAGGCATTTTTACCTCCATCTAAAGCATATATAAAAATATATTCCTTACCATAGGAACTTGTCTTTGCATCGATCACAAGATCTTTATCGTAAAAAAAATTTTTCGGCACATATACAACAACATCATCAAAAAATATACAATTATATTTATCAAATTCTTTCTTAGGTCTTCCCCATCTAACTGATGGTATTCCTGAACCAGTCCCTCAAGTGCTACACAACAAATCCCTCGATGGCAAGACATATATTTCTTTGCCACTCTTCTCAATTAATTTAATTGCCTTTTTAGTTAAAGATATCATTATATATCATATATATTAAATCATATTAACATTTAAGAGTGAAGACCCAAAAGATATCATTAACACAAATTTATACACAAATTTTAAAAAATAAGATAATATTTATAAAGTTAGTAAATAAAAATTTTTGGAGGAATTATGTCATTAACCGATTACAAAGAAAAGCTTCAAAATGCTGTTGACCTAGTAAATAAGAACGAGCTTGACCAGGGAAGAAAAGTATTACAAGAATTAATTGATGAGCTTCATGAAAATCAAACAAACGAAGAAAAAGATATCCTTGCAACCGCACTGGATATACGAAGCCTTATTAGAGCCTATGGTAGAGATTTTGAGGGTTCCATGAAGGACCTTGACGAATCGATTGCTCTTAGGAAATTTCTTTTTAGCGAAAAGTTTAGTAAAAATCAGGAAGACATTGCGAGACTATTAACTCACAAGGGAATAAACCTAGGACAAATAGGTAAGCTTGACGAAGCCCTCTCTCAAATCAAGGAAGCAATTAATTTGTATGAAGAGTGTTATAAAGATGGTTCGCTTTCCAACACTGGACTCTATACCCATGCCCTAAATCAACTCGCAATTACACAAAAAAATATGAACAATTTCGAATCTTCCTTTGAAGCTTTCAACAAAGCTATTGATATTTTAGAAAAGGAAGTAAAAGTTGATAACTCTCTTAACTTAGACCTTGCTGTAACTTATATGAACAGGGGCATAAACAATGTAGAAACATCAAAAACTCAGGACTCAATCGACGATTTTAGGAAAAGTATTGACATTGTTATAGATTCACTAAAAGAAAGGCCAGAACTTGTCGGACTTTACTCGAGGCTGGTATATTACTCCATTCTTTCAATGGCAAGATCAGGCCTTATATTGCCAGATAAGTTGGAAAAATTTAAAACAGAATCAGAATACGTGTTTAATACATATGGCATGACTGAGGAAGCAGAGTTTTGGATGACTAAAATCGGTGAACTATTTGCCCCACCACAAAGTTCTTGAGGCCCAGGTTGTTAGACCCTTGGTCTAAGGGTTTGTTTAGGGTACAAAAAAAGGAAGAGAGAGATTTCTCTTCCTTTTTTGTTACTATAAGACTATTCTTGACGTATTCTATAAAAAGGTTTATGGAGGTAAAAGATGTATCATCTATATAATAGAAGATCCTTTATTAAAAAGCTCATTTATAGCTTAATTGCCTTCAAATTGATGTTATATAATTCCAATTCGCTTGCAGAATCCTCTACTGAAGTTTGGGGGCAATGCCCAAGAGGGCTTCAATATGACCCATATCCTGGTAAGTGTTCAAGGTATATAGACACAAACAACGACGGCTATTGTGACTATTCAGAACCTCCTCCAAAAACCAAATCAAGTTTAAACTCATATGTTTCCAAAAAAGCTGAAAATTTCAATAACACAAAGCCATTATTTGGTGATGATATAGCTGAAGCAGCAGATCGAAAAAGAAGGCGTTCAATTACTGAAAGTTATAATACAGGAACACTGTCCATACTAGCAATTCTTTTTTCCTTAATATCCGGTCTTCTGGTAAGGAAAAAAGTAATAAAAAAACAAACGCTTCTAAAAATATGTAACTTTGTCTTAGCATTATCTTTTGTAGTATCTGCAGTCCTTGGAATGATCTTATCACTTAAATACGACGGCCTTATCAAACTTCCTTTGCCATCTTGGGTTTTGTTTTTGCATGTAGAATTTGGAATAGTTTTTTGCTTCTTAGCAATTCTACACTTAGCATTAAATTGGAAATCTATGCTTTATTTGTTCAACCTTAATGGTAAAAAAAATTAGTCTTACCTGTTCTCTCTCAAGGCAAGACTAATTATAGTTAAGGGGTGTACTTTAACAGTATTTGGTTTTATAGTAATAACATTTCTATTATAGACCCAATTACCATAAAACAATATTGCTTTTTCAAAAACAATAGTTATGAATACATTTAATTTATTAATGACAAATCAAGTTAAAAAAATTATTTAATTTTATCCTTTTGAGCAAAATAGCTAAAAATAAGATTTATTATTGGTAAGATCCACAAAAGAAATGCAAAGTGTATATAATACATTGGCTTAACTCCCAGTAAAATTGCACATATTTGAGCCAGTAGATTCCAAGGAACAATTCCCGGAAAAACATGTGCACTATCTGCAATAACTCTTGATAAAAGAGAAAGTTTAAAGTTCCTCCTCCATTCATTTCTTAATTGCTGTGCGGCAAGCATCAGAGGCAGGGCTTGATTACAAAAAAGCATTGAAGATATAAGGTTGAGAACTATCACCCTAAAAACTGATTGACTGTAACTTTTAGGATTTATAATTCTCTTCACAAGAGAATCTAAAATCCTACTCTTTTGAAGCAGTGAATTAAACGCAGAAGAAACACAAACAAGTGCTACCAAGGGCAACATAGAAAAAATACCGCTCAAGTGGTTAAATGGCCAAATGTTTATTCCATAAAAAATGTGGTATATAAGATTTATACTAGAATTTACATCGCTTATAAAGAGAGCAAATATAGATGAAAAAAGAAAAGAGAAAAAAAGTGGCACTTTTTTTATAAACAAAACAAACAAAATTAAAATAGGAAATAACTTAAAATAGTCAACTTTTATCAAGTAATCACTGGTTATGTGAACAGAATTGATATGAATTTCAAAAAAAATAGGTAAAAAAATTGAGTAAACAATTAAAATTAAAATGACTGCAACTATTGTTGTAGGTAAAATTGCCATAAAGTGAGTTTTAACATCAATTCCTACACATATCGCAGTCAGTCTAAGAGCAGAAGAAAAAATAGAGGATCTATCTCCTAACATCGCACCAGAAACGAGAGCTCCTGCAACTATATACGAGGGATAGTGTACGCTATTTGAAAGTGCCATTATTGGAGCAGAAAGAATACATAAAGTCCCAGTGATGCTACCAATAATCAAAGAGAGGATCGATGCAAATACAAAAGAGAAAAAAGCCAAGTACTTAGGATTTAAAGTAAACATAAAAATATTAAGTATTTCATTTAAAGTTCCAGATAGTGCAAATGAGGGAAGCATTATCCCAACACCTATAAGTATTCCCACTACTTCTTTCACCATAAATATCCCTTTTAGTGAAATAAAAATTAATTGGCTAAAATTATTCTTTAAAGTTAAAAGATATATAAATAACATGCAATATGCAGGTATCAATCCTAAAAAAAGTGGCAAGGAAAAAGATATGCATATACCTAATCCAAAAAGAATAAATAAAATTAAGGCAAGTAAGATAAATTCTGATTTATAATTGTTAAATATTTTAAACATATGAATATTATAAATCTTATAAACTACTACAATACTTATATTGTATAGGAGGTTATCTGTTGATACAAATTTGGCATCCTTGTACACAGATGAAAGATCACGAAAAATACCCGTTAATAAAAATAAAAAACGCAAGGGGGGTTTATCTTTACGACTTTAATGGTAATTCTTACATTGATGGAATATCTTCCTGGTGGGTAAACCTCTTTGGGCATTCCAATGAAAGATTAAACAGAGCTATTTCTAATCAGATCGCTTCACTTGAACAAATAATTTTTGCTGGCTTTACGCACGAAAAAGCTTTAGAACTAGCAAAGCTTCTTTCTGAGGTTGTTCCAGACAATCTTTCTAAAATGTTCTTTGCAGAAACTGGTTCAAGTGCAGTAGAAATTTCAATTAAGATGAGCTATCACTATTTTCAAAACATAGGACAAAGAAAAAGAAAAAAATTTGTATCTTTAAAAAATGGTTATCACGGCGAAACTATAGGCGCACTTTCTGTTAGCGGTGAAGATTTGTACAAAAAAGCTTATAAAAGTATTTTGCCAAAAAATATTGTATCCTTTTCTCCAGATTGTTATAGGTGTAAATTTGGGCATTCAAGAGAGTCTTGCAACACAGAGTGCTTTTCAGATATTGAAAAAATATTGATATCAAACGGCGAAAAGATATGCGCAGTAATAGTTGAGCCCATAGTACAGTTTGCTGGCGGCTTCAAAATTTATCCGCCTGAGTATTTAGTAAAGCTAAGAAATCTCACTTCTAAGCTTGGAATTCATTTAATCCTTGACGAAATAGCGACTGGCTTTGGGAGAACTGGTAAGATGTTTGCGTGTGAATGGGCAGATATTAAACCTGATTTTATGTGCCTATCGAAAGGAATAACAAGCGGCTATCTGCCTCTTTCAGTAGTGCTTACAACTGATGAAGTATACAGGGCTTTTTATGATGATTACACAACTCTTAAGGCATTTCTGCACAGTCACAGTTATAATGGTAATGCCATATCCTCAGCTGTAGCTGTTGAAACCTTAAAAATATTTAAAGAAGAGAATGTGTTGGAAAAAAATAAAGAAAAATACAAATATATGAGAAATCTTATAGAAAATAAATTCTGTGAACTGCAACACGTAGGAGAAATCAGACATATTGGATTTATTAGCGCTGTGGAAATTGTAGAAAATAAAAAAACAAAAAAGCCCTTTAACTGGAAAAAAAGAACTGGATTCAATATTTACAGAGAAGCGCTTAAGAGGGGGGTATTGCTCAGAAACTTAGGAGATATAATCTACTTTCTCCCACCGTATATAATAGAACCTCATCAAATTGAGTTCTTGGTAAAGGCAGCACACCAATCATATTTGGAGGTGTTAAAGAAGTGATTCTTTTTATAAGCGCTACAGATACTGGAGTAGGTAAAACTTATTTTTCTTATCTATTAGCAAAAAAATTCTTAATTGAGGGGAAAAGAACAAAATATATTAAATTAGTTCAGACTGGCTATCCTAAAGACAATGATAGTGCCTTTGTCTCAAAATCCAAAGTAGAAGCAAAAACCTTATATTTTGGAAAAGATCCTCTAGCTCCTTGCTTTATTTTTGAAAATTTCCCTATAGAAGAAGCAATAAGTCGAATTAAAACAGAGGAAGTAGATTATACAATTGTAGAAGGCTCTGGCGGTCTATTAGTGCCTTTAGACAAAAATAACTTTATAGTCGATATACCAAAAAGAATGAGCTTAAAAACTATAATAGTGGTACCGAATAAACTTGGGTGTATAAATCAAACATTATTAAACTTATACTATTGCGATAAGGAAGGTATAGATTTATATGGTTTTGCACTAAATGATTTTTTCAAGGAAACATTTGACAACTTCGACATTTTAAGTAAACTTACTGGCAAAATAAAATATAGATTCAAAAATGAAATAATAACAATATAAAGGTTAGGATGAACAAAATGAGAAGAAAGGAATTTCTAATTTCCGATTCTAAAGAAATATGTAACATACTGAACAATTTAGAATATGGAGTCTTGTCTTTAGTTGACTTGAACAATAAACCTTATTCAGTACCACTAAACTTCTTTTATTATGAGAACAGCATTTTCTTTCATAGCGCAACTGGTGGTAAAAAAGTTGATATTATAAGAAAAAATCCAATAGGTAGCTTTTTGGCAGTAAAACCCTTTTCTTTTTTGCCATCTTATTTCAAAAATGAAAAAAACGCATGTTTTGCTGGGCAATTATATGCCTCAATTTATTTAGAAGGAGAAATAACTGAAACAAAGGATAATCTTAAGAAATGTGAATATTTGAATCTTTTAATGAAAAAATATCAGCCCGAAGGGGGTTTTAATCCTATTGGTATAGATAATATAATTTACCTAAAGGCTATAGAAAATGTATTATTATTTGAGTTAAAAGTCTCTTTTGTTAGCGCTAAATTTAAATTCGATCAACACAGAAGCTATAAAGACAACAAAGATACAATTGAAAAGCTAAAAAAGAGAGGCACAAAAACCGATTTAGAAACAGTAAAAATGATAGAAAAATTTTCTTTAAACAATTTTTATCATTTATAAAAACCAGCAATAAGATAACTGTAAGTTGCATATATTTTATTTTTAATCTTAAAATTCTTTTCATAAAAATCACAAAACTTTTTAAACTTCTCTTTAGAACAAAGTGAATCAAAGCTTGTAAATCTTGCACCAGAAGCTTTATGAAACCTCAAAAATTCAATTGGATTTTGAAAGTATAGTTTCTTGGTACAAACGTATTTATAAATCAAATTTAAATCTTTGAAAATATCCAGATAAAAGCCTTCGTCTTTGAGTTTCATTGTAGAACCGAAACCAGAAAAAATGTTAGTTAATTGCATTTCTTTAAAAGTGGGCTCAATAAAAACTCCAAAATGTATTTGGCCTGTTTCTTTCAAAAGAGATATAAAATTTTTTAAAGTTTTTTCAGGATAAAGAAACCATTGTATAGAGGAAGAAGATAAAATTAAGTCAAATTGTTTCCCGGAAAAGTCGTAATTTTCAGCATCGCCAATTACAAAATCAAAACCATCTTGACCTTTAAGTTTACTTTTTAGTTTATTTAAGGCTTTTTCTGAAATATCAATACACGTGTAATTATTGAAGCTAATTGTAACTGATTGAGTTAAACGCCCTGTTC comes from Thermodesulfobium acidiphilum and encodes:
- a CDS encoding flagellar hook-length control protein FliK; translation: MNSSPLANLPILQSGNSVPNPNQSSISQDEVFSSILEQLVSEFAQNEVNTAQSSQINIQTTNPKSQLQPGSESSDQSVSGQIQSSLVLIQMPNQMPVINLSGQIPVVLGLNLSQDQNSAQSALKDQTNKSNPTLTQPDIQILGPLQDAQIIPLQLADILNSSPVLSSQASNGAINIQNNSNVLSTIQTNTQSPFLLESQLTVPQAQSTSQSTLIQTANLTPSSQLAQNSTPFNLNSIQALQSSTNISQDNSGENDTTLINSSSLNTLSNLSQNLQTISDKSFSTSQLALNSQVFINQPNLSSSITGTLTSSQNLNQQAFNYQNQSVAQNISNTITSQILSNLSIPSSVNSQITVANLLSGQIASGFNQANSLSNSSENKLTDANEAISSNLLGPQLSIINNIVTPNQSMSYHSISLDAYQKIQNMMQDLRFNSPKDIEFLLEPPDLGKVKLNVSLDRATNSVNMTFFVVDDLAKHAILSNMQDFRQILQSNGFAPNNVNVYINSDQKDQGFNQNFSHVIYPLNNNNNVSLDTALITGIQSLKDGVDIRV
- a CDS encoding Na+/H+ antiporter NhaC family protein, yielding MVKEVVGILIGVGIMLPSFALSGTLNEILNIFMFTLNPKYLAFFSFVFASILSLIIGSITGTLCILSAPIMALSNSVHYPSYIVAGALVSGAMLGDRSSIFSSALRLTAICVGIDVKTHFMAILPTTIVAVILILIVYSIFLPIFFEIHINSVHITSDYLIKVDYFKLFPILILFVLFIKKVPLFFSFLFSSIFALFISDVNSSINLIYHIFYGINIWPFNHLSGIFSMLPLVALVCVSSAFNSLLQKSRILDSLVKRIINPKSYSQSVFRVIVLNLISSMLFCNQALPLMLAAQQLRNEWRRNFKLSLLSRVIADSAHVFPGIVPWNLLAQICAILLGVKPMYYIHFAFLLWILPIINLIFSYFAQKDKIK
- a CDS encoding CC/Se motif family (seleno)protein produces the protein MPKFEFDKEAKEYIKSKGSKIFFINASSCFSUSRVPLPPSVRVGEPLEGIAYKVFEQEGIEIYIPKELNLKNKTRIGLKKFLFFKELIVVT
- a CDS encoding D-sedoheptulose-7-phosphate isomerase is translated as MIVEDEIRKAISEALELKDKLLSDDRFLETVKMSVKVISAALRSGKKLLIAGNGGSAADSQHIAAEFVGRFLLERKALKAIALTTDTSIITAISNDFGYESIFARQIEALGEMGDVFFAISTSGNSKNLIKALRIAQLYHISTISLTGMAGNEMEKLSDICISVPSKNVPRIQECHIMIEHIICDMVEKILTSKSA
- a CDS encoding DUF4405 domain-containing protein, with amino-acid sequence MYHLYNRRSFIKKLIYSLIAFKLMLYNSNSLAESSTEVWGQCPRGLQYDPYPGKCSRYIDTNNDGYCDYSEPPPKTKSSLNSYVSKKAENFNNTKPLFGDDIAEAADRKRRRSITESYNTGTLSILAILFSLISGLLVRKKVIKKQTLLKICNFVLALSFVVSAVLGMILSLKYDGLIKLPLPSWVLFLHVEFGIVFCFLAILHLALNWKSMLYLFNLNGKKN
- a CDS encoding glycosyltransferase family 4 protein, coding for MFKNTLFKSSLSRYISFRKSLKNYQKKGFASSLSKGLEKIKYEIFKAKDLWEDLRVVKINFDYSPKIPVQHKDVAFTIINKDEMHYALNLRDSFLKNNPDIEFVVVVVDLLKDIREFRLFNELVSRGIKFFFLCELLSEISCRDMHKVLWTSTKDESKNWILSYVFEYFAYVGFKKSLYLSKNIFCLSDVKGLYDLLDDYDVIRFKESIFALKNTEANISYFHRKEISKLKYLELDDLQYTLTFYNVKKEDIIFKESNYFVNRKNLLKKISLFEFSGFYLDDLFLFDHVSFFGSINKSYIKLVNEYYNKSFFQNKRKFEELPYYFEYLPLTRIRIPLEVRRRYSEEIFKRFRNPYLPDRENVRAILSFLHTKYSSISRFARCVIESRLDLRLTFSMTGIISTVTLKDILRVNYNLTDTSRIEHSPFGINIVGFFESKIGLGVQARSFFRKASSLGIPCSLFFLPVTSNLRVSEEEIKNIACFNVNNLSFNNTIFFINSEDLAYLKDISSNIFKGRTSAIWNWEFDRYFDDPKAFSLVDEVMCYSDFVKSALIKAGGKKVYKFLYPFTYDWRILQHRKNLRATFGFYDSFVFMFILDFFRDFDRKRPFLLLRALSRVVREYSDVYLIFKTFQAAKYSENQVKLAKYIKELGITDNVVFVDETTNRDGYITILNAADAYVSPHSCEGMALPLIEAMWLGKPVIATAYGGNLEFMNKDNSILLNYKFEKIGQNSSGYNPDWEWALPDEDELYSAMLKLAKDRDFARELGERARAFVMEKFSIQNFSKEMLNFFERKSK
- a CDS encoding tetratricopeptide repeat protein translates to MSLTDYKEKLQNAVDLVNKNELDQGRKVLQELIDELHENQTNEEKDILATALDIRSLIRAYGRDFEGSMKDLDESIALRKFLFSEKFSKNQEDIARLLTHKGINLGQIGKLDEALSQIKEAINLYEECYKDGSLSNTGLYTHALNQLAITQKNMNNFESSFEAFNKAIDILEKEVKVDNSLNLDLAVTYMNRGINNVETSKTQDSIDDFRKSIDIVIDSLKERPELVGLYSRLVYYSILSMARSGLILPDKLEKFKTESEYVFNTYGMTEEAEFWMTKIGELFAPPQSS
- a CDS encoding flagellar hook capping FlgD N-terminal domain-containing protein; translation: MSVSSVGSTSNNVSTSSNSSSSSSANSLANTNAFLTLLIAQLKNQDPLNAMSTSEFMNELSALTTTQQMTNMSNAVQESVVNINNLYATSLIGKKIQYTAADNSTQSATVTQVTISNNNPSLVLDNGSTINLSNIVSVL
- a CDS encoding TIGR02530 family flagellar biosynthesis protein is translated as MKIDKIQGQGISNKSFTKLQSDSSFAEILNNEISSINFTNHASKRLESRGISLSSQDISRMNYAMERLAKKGSKESLVLMDNKAFVVNPKSKTIITAVSQENLKDNVFTNIDSAIIL